Below is a window of Callospermophilus lateralis isolate mCalLat2 chromosome 9, mCalLat2.hap1, whole genome shotgun sequence DNA.
TGGTGAATATCTTACAATAAACGAGACCAAGTTGAAAGATGTTTGTAAACCTTTGGTTTGTAAAGATTTCAAGTACTTTTGGCTCAAAGGTGGATACCATTTGTTTGCTTACTCTCTTAAGATTTtgtctgaataaaaaaaaaaaaaaggcaaaataacAGATGTTCAGAAACACTGCTTTAACACATCAGAACAAATATTTGTTACAATTGGGGCCAGTTTCCTCACCAACCGCAGACATAAACCATCTAAATAATGAAATGCATTAGGGTAAAAGTAAGAACTtcattgtctgtttttttttccccccacataGTTTTGTATGTGCAGTTGTTGAGACTGATCTGGTTTTCAAAGGAGCTTGTACATGCAAATTCATACTCTGCAAAAACTGACCTTTGCATCCAGATAGCTAAAATCCAATGTCACTTTCAATTCTACTCTTCTtcttgtttcttcttcttcttttttttttttaatgtagctaGAATTAATGTAGTGAATATGTAATGAAATGCATTATCCTGCATGGAGATTTATCAGATTTTCCGACTGAATGCTGTGCTTTGCTAGTACTAGCTGGAGTTCACCTGCATGTTGGTGTGGCGTGTGGCTCTTTTTTGTAAAGAGTTAAGTCGTACACAAAAAAAGGGAACAAAGGTCAGCACCCAGCCACCACTTGAAtgtgagatttttctttttattcccctTGATGTATACTAGGCTCTGTGTTATTAGTCTTAATGATGGAAAATTGTAGTGTTGATACAAATCTTTTTTTCAAAGTAGTAGGCGGGAGCTCCATTTGTTAGTAAGTTTTTTTTGTGACTAAAAGCCACGGACAGTACATTTATGTAGCAGTAAAAGGCCTAGATGCTCTTTCCATAGCAGAGCTAATTATTCCTACTGTGACCTTACTGATCTAGCCTGTTCCTAGTACATCTCATCTGCACGCCTGTTCCTCTGTGTAGATGGTGTCAGAGAATATGAAAAACCCTATAATGAAACCATTTTCATGATGGAGAAAGGCTACTGGAGTTGCACTTGCTACAAAGAGGCTCAATTATATGAGTAATTGTGATAATTTTCTACATTCATAGCCTTCAATGGGGAAAAAAGAATGAGAGCCACAAAGGAAAATTACTTTAACAAGAAAGTACAGAGAGTAAAAATGGAAGAAGAgacaaaaaggggaaaaaataaccagaaaaaaagtttaaaaaatagatCTGGAGGGAGGAATAGCGAGACAGGGAGAACAACAGAAATGCTCAAAAGCCCATGTGCAGCTGTGTTGCAcaattaaattgaatttttttttctgcagttGATGAATGTGACTACTGCAAATGTGCCTCTGTAGTTAGCTATCATTTGTTGTTCCGTGACAGGAAAAGGATAATTACCTCTCAGAGAGAATCAAAGGCTGACATGCCCTTTAGACACAGCCATGAATGCAGAGCTCGATAGAATGCTTGAATAAGAATCTAGTGTTCTCTGCCCCCTTCTACTGAAGAATAAATTTTGTTAAAATGCAAGAGCACCACCAGTAAATTTGTTGAaccctaggtgttcaaaaatatgAGGTGCATCTATCGACTCATCCCATTTGCAAAAATAAAACTGCATTTTGAATTCATTTCTATTATATTCATGGACAGTAAGATAGTGAGATATGCATTAAATTTCTTTTCCCAGTAGGGGTCTGATTCAACATTTCCTATGAAAGAACAGAGAGACACTATCCTTTTTTCCCAGGCTAGTTAGCCTATAATTTAAAACTGTCAAAAACACAATTTTGTTCAAAGTCTTCAATAAAAGCTTCTCAGATATAACCCAAAGAGATTTTACTAAAGTTTGATTCAGACACTGTTACAATATTTTTAAAGCCATAAATGCATTTAACTGATATTTTACTGCcttttttcttaaagtatttGAAGGCGTATGAAGAAAAAAGGCAGCATCTTTTCAAGGTGACTAAGCCTTCCATCTTTAGACAAATGGGAAGTATTCAATGGTTCATATTAATGAGAACAGTACTTTAAAGGGTACTGATGTGATCTTCTTTAACAAAATGCGttacttttaaatgaaaacacATATTCTGCATGTCTACTTCAAAAGAGCTAGGAGAAAAAAGACCCAAAAGTAGGTAACAGATTACAAAGAAAAGTCTTGAATTCAGAAAATACACATACACTCAGAAAGCAAGCATAGAATACTGTGTGGGAAATAAACAATGGTTTACAGGAAAAGTGAACCAGGCAGAAAAAGGACAGGAGATCACCCTTTTGGGTTACTTGCTAATCTACTAATTTGCTAATCAAAAGATAAGGCTTGCTTGAGTCAACAGCTTTTATCTTTGTATCATAGGAATATGTTTCACTTGACACCTTTGTAATATATTAGCTTTTCTCCTTTCTCCTTATCCAAGAGTTGGAATGCTCATCCCCTTCCTAAGCACTTTTTTCCATATTTGGTGTGATTTTAAGTACAGCAACATTATAGACCAATATGTCGAGCTAAAACATAAGATGCCATATAAATATTGTTGGCTATTCCAGTAAGTTTCTTTGCTGACCCTGGTATAATTcccttttaaaaagtctttttatttttatttttttcaactaaGGGAGAATATTGCAGCCTGGCAGTTCACATAGTGATATCAGACTGAAATGATGGTTCTGAATCATAAAACATGTCATCAACTTTATACCCAGCCACCAATAACCTTTGTACCATTTGCCAACCCTCCCTTTACTTGTCAGTATAAGGCTTACCTGATTGTATTTCCAATTACAGAGAAGGGGGCCCCCGCTCTGCAAGCTGCAATTGCTTCATCTCTACATCTCCTGGCAACCTCCACTAACTTTTTACCACATTCATCCACCTTGCCCACCAAAAATGTTTCAGAGGTGTCTCCATGGAAGCCATTGTAATAGACCTAAACGCaggcagaaattttaaaatatgtcctTGTTTAAAAATCTACTCTCCTAAAGTACACAtattattcatttatgtatttagtAAACTCAGGTGCTTTACACTCTCAGAATTATACTTATTTgcctataaaaaataaaacagatacaCTGAAACCTTACAGAAAGTAAAAAGATGAAGCCATGTAATGATATGACAAAGTCTAAAAAACATATAAATGGCTAATACATTTATTTCAGCACTATGATTAGAAACACTAGTGTAACATTTTGATTcctcattttaattttgagaacacAAATGTATTTTATTTGGTCATTGTATACAAAAATTAGTGGTCAAATAAAATACACTGACCTGCAATTACCAGGATAGATTTAGAAAACTAAGAAGTATTTAACATAGTAAAAAGTTTCCTTAATATCTGAAGATTTATATGATCTTTATTTACCAGTTCTAGATTTGGAAGTGATATATAATGACAAGAAGAAATAAGATAAGACGTATTATAATGGATGCTAGGAGAATTTAGTTCTAAGAATTGAAATGGCTCAATATGAGGATGAAATATgttatagaaaaaaaatcccatgtcTAAAGTGAAGTCTTAATCAAATGTTCCAGATAGCAGAATGTCACTGAAAACACTCtacatggatttttaaaaaatcagaacagaacagaacaggcttatgagaaaaattacagaaaatataattttatcagtCTTCAATGATTCAGAAACCCTACAAGATCTTTAAGTCACCagatttattattaaaaaaatcaatgattaCCAAACACTATAATAAATACAGAAGGCAGAGGAGACTGGTTGAATATTGATCCTTGGAGGTAGCATGGGATTTACTATTTTGCATAAATTTGTACTCTTTTTCACAGTTCTTTTTCTCATAAAGTTGAATGCAGAAACTGCTATTAAAGAGATATTTATCTGAATGTTCTGTTTTAATTCTGAATTTATGTTGTAAATTTGTATACTATTCTGCATCTTTAAAAATGTTCTCCTATATTCTATGAGGGAAGCAAGAAAGGACTTCATGAAGATCTCCACTTTATAAGTCAGGACAGACACACAGACAAGTTGCCTTCTAATCAAGTTTTTTTCACAACTGTATCAAATTATCTTAATTACTTTGTAAAAGAATAGTGTTAAATATGTTCATTCCCATTTATTGTCTTTTACAATCTATATACACGAATATAAAATTTGCTAATGAGTAATTTTTCAAGAACATCTGTAACTGTAAATGTTTATGTAACTGTTTTTAGGTAAAAATGTATTATTCAGAAATTCTatttgtttttcatatatttactaGTTTTCAAAATGACTATTTGAAGGATTCAAGTATAATACTTGAATGCTTTTGGGAGTTGGTGGCAACATATATAACCAGTGTTTGTATCCAAAAACTATTCTTGTTTTATACTTCatttatttaagaaatattattgAGCAACTACTATAAGTACCacattgtcttttaaaaaaatatccaacttttaatagaaaaagaaaactattttcttgTGATGGATACTAGAAGTAAACTATAAAATATAATGAGTATTTTCTGATAAAATTATAGAATCTGGTAATGGAGTCCTTGACTTAACAAAATATTTcatcagagggctggggttgtggcccagtgatagagcacttgccagcacctgcatggccctgggttcagtccttagtaccacataaaaataaataaataaaatagagatattatgtccaactaatattttaataaatattttaaaaatttcattaaaaatataatttgttaaaatactaatgtagggctggggatgtagcttggtggcagagcacttgcctagcaagcataaggccctgggttcaatacccaatacagaagaaaataaaaaagatactaACCTATATGTTTCCTAGGTTCCTTCACATTTCTAGACACTTGAAATTTCACTTTGCTTTATGAGTTTTGTTAACtgttgaaataatttaaaatttaaaaacaaaattacgtATTAAAAGAATCtagaaaagtaataaaatattctCTTTGGATACATTTGAAACAGTATGGAAGAATACGCTGATTTCATTCAAGCAGCAATAGTTCATTAGAGGGTGATCAGGTGAGATAATAACACTTTATAAAATACCTCCTACATGATTCTGAGTTGGAAAGATACCAACAGAGTATGTGGAGCAAATGTTCAAGTATtctaagtaaaacaaaataacacAGGAAATAGTATTGGCAATGAAAGAATCCTTGGCTATATATCCTTATACCAGCTGATATGAAGAAAAAAGGCTGAATTAACTTAACTAAAAATATGACTGAATTCAAATACTGGATGCCCATTTCTATCTCTTTCCAACTTCCACTTAAGTTTCATGGTCTGGATAAAAAAACaattattactaaaaatattttctcattaaTAGAAACTATCCCTTGAATGTTGTCCATCTCAACTGGTTCTCATCAGATatttaaattgtatttatttatttaaaatgtatttattaatcATGTACAGATTTTATGATCTACATAATCCAAAGGTATCAttacaataatttttaataaaatgagcACAAATAATTCAAGTCTGAGAATGGTAAAAGGCTAAGAAAATTAGAAAAGGTTAAAGCTTATACAATTTGAAGTCCCTATGTTGAGTTTAATGAGTACTTGTAGACTATTTTCATAAACTCatgaatcataaataaaaatctaaaacaaaataaaatctgttattaaaaattaacttttttttttaaaggccatTAACCATTTGGTGAAAACTTTAAAAAGTTCAGAGAGAAAACCACTGTATGCTTTGAGCTCAAGACTCTCTATACCAGAAATGGAACACAATGTTACCTTCAGGGATTTTAATAAATCTAGGGAACACTGCTAGCAAAAGAGTTGCTGTCCAAATAGACTGACACACAGGCCAATGTAGCCCCTAATGACAGAGTAAGATAATGACAGGCCCCACTCAAAATCAGCAGGAAGAGGAAGATCAATCTTGGCAGAGTGAAGGAAAAATGCTGGCTTTCTTCGTGTTAGCTCATCTCATACATATCTAGCTTCAGCAGCTGCCCAGTGCTGTGGTGCTCTGCATTAACTACACAGTGGATCAATAACAATTACACCTTCTCAAAAACATGACACATAGCAGGATTGGGTTGACATTTCACTTAGGCCAACATTGATCTCAGTGCATCTGATTCCAGCCCTAAATTCAAGTCAGGCCTGGGTTTACTTGGAATAAACACAGAGTTAAAGACAAAAAAGGAAACCAGCTGCTTGCGTCTGGGGCTAGAAGTAAACAGCACTTCCACCGGTGCAGTTCACATTTTCAATCCACTCTTCTTCCTGTTGCTACTAGCAATTCTGAAGTTGATCAAAGACTATTTTTTGTATGATTTACTCACCGTGACATCAATGTTGATAATATCTCCATCCTGAAGAGGTCGACTGAAACATAAACAGAAGGAAAAAATGGTGATAGATCtcaataaaaggaataaaaagtaAATACCTAATGACTACTATCACAAACTCAATGAATTGCAATGATAATTTGGAGTGAAAGAGACATAAATGGAATAACTACATCTGATCTATGTCTTATGTTAGTCACatcaaattttataaaaaatagataaaacaaacaTATTGCCATTGTTTAAAAAATCACCTATCCTTTAAAAAGATGTACTTATTAGTTATCTCAATATTATAAAGAACCAAAACAATAGTTGATAACAAAAATCTTGCCTGCATTGGACTTTCACCATATATATGGTAAAAAttgaggaaaataaaagaaatagttACTGTACAACTACTGTATATCACATACTGTTTTAACAAATATTAAATGATGGTGTTATATCCACTTTGTAGTGAAATACttcaaaatttttgttttatcatAATCAACTTCTGAAGTTTACAGGTGGATTTCAATTGAGCCATAGTATTTTCCAACATACATTATAGATCTTATTTTCATGTTTTAGTTTCCAACGGAACAATATGttatcaaaaaacaaataccTGTCAGGAATACCATGACAGAGTACGTTGTTTACAGAGGTACAAACAGATTTTGGAAAGCCTCCATAGCCTAGAGGTGAGGGATAGGCGTCATGACTGATGATTTCCTGATGAACAAGAGCATCTATCTCTTCAGTTGTCATGTCAACCTGTAATATTAAATACAAAAATTATGCAGTGACAGTTGAAAACATTTCCTGTATTTACCAACTATTCCCATAATAACAGCACTTCCATGTGAGATTGTATAGACTTACTATAAAAAACGTGTTAtacaatattttaattaattatgacTAGTGTTACCATCTTCAATTATGCTTTTTTTGATGATTTTGGGGGGGGCAGGGGTAAATGATAGTATTATGGACtcttaagaaatagaaaatttaaactcCAGGATCCTCTAAATCATTGTGAGTCATTAAATGACATGAGTCCTTTTTAGCCTGAAGATTTCCACAATATGTCTTTCAGCAATCCTTTTCTCTTTCTCAATAGTTAGTACTATGGCTAATGGAAACTTGAATAAATGCTCCAAAGGATTTTTGGTTTAGACAACAGGTCTGAAAAAGTAGGTCAACCCACACTTTAGTTCAGTGAAACATTACATGGTTTTTATAGCAATGGGATGGAGATTAGGGGTCATCATTTAGAAACACAGTCTGATACATTTTGTAGAGATTTGGTTGTCACTAATCCTGATTTCTTTTATGCCTAAGTAAGTAAATGTGTTTAAAACAAATTTCTCCCTTATTAGAAGATAACCACTTGCTCCCGAACAGAAAAACTGAAATtgaagtttttgttttatttttttttttgtggtgttgggtctcacttgaaccaagggcctcatgtatgctaggcaagcactctaccactaagctagacTCGGCCCCTGAAATTGAGTTTAATGAGCACTTGTAGACTATTTTCATAAATTCacaaatcataaataaaaatctaaaacaaaataaaatctgttattaaaaattaactatttctccaataattttctgttattttataTTCACATTATGCTTAGTTATGTTGCTCTAACAAGTTTATTATACAGATGACACAGTAAGTGATTTCATCTTTGAGTCTTCCTAAATTCTGCCCTCCTTTTGGAAACGACAGGCTTTACTTTCTTTCATTATCTCTATGGAGCAGGGTGTTTCAAATtattataaaagaactaaatcttttAGGAtttttgtatacaattatatGGCCATTATATCTATAGCTTTGTGTATCTGGTCTGATCTTTCATTGCAGAGCTAATGCAAGAAAATAGGAGGCAAACTACAAGGTAGAACAATTCTTCAAGCACATAGAAATAATGAAGGAAACAAAAGCAGAAATTATAGGCAGGAGTAAGAGGCAAAAGTCAAAGCCATCTGCCACTGATCAACTTGGATAGGCTGATTTAGCCCAAGGTATTTCTAGAATTCTGCTGGTAAAAATTCAATTTGGATTTTAAAATTACCTcttcaataaatacataaaataataaggtccctttctcccatcCCAAGGCTTTACTAAATTTCTTGAAGGTGAATTAGATgtgtaaaaaacaaaaattaaggtgaaagagaaaaaaaaagggggtgaaAGAGAAAGAAGTTGCCCCTTATGGAAGTCACTCTGAGGCTTGGTAAGACACCACCTTTAAACTCTTCCCAGCCAGGAGGAGGACATGACGAGCAAGCTGACAAGCCTGATGAAGCCCTTGAATCTGATCTTCATTCTTAACTTCTATGCTGTCTCCCCAGTCGGGTACAATGCCTGTCGTCACATAGTCTGGCTTCTTTATGTGCTTGAGGAAAAAGGATTGAAAACGAAGATCAGAACCCAGCGCACGACAATGGGATCATTTTTTCGGACACAGCCTCCTGCTTCATGGAGCTCTGCCCTTCCTGCCGGAGCACCGACCTTCGAAGCCAGCACAACAGACCTTCCAGGCTGCCCCCAGTTCCTTCCCCTGCCCTTTTGAACTTAACATTGCCCGTTAGTGCTGCCACTGGATGGTCTGTTAACCTCACCATGCTTTGAGTCAAACTCGACTGAAGTAGACTTCTGGTCAAAACAAAcagtagttttcttttcttcctcctcccaaCCCTGTTGGAAGCATATCACCATTGATGAAAAATAGCACCAAGCTTCCAAGTTGCCAAAtggttaattaaaattaaaaggcaCTTTCATCTTCTTAACACAAAGATCAAATTTATGCAAGGGAAGCTCCCAACACCCTCTCTCAATGAATATTTGTAAAAAGGCTGACTGTCAAGTCCATGGAAGCCTATTACACATACACTTTTCTTACACTTGGCAACCCTACTCAGAGTTTagagaataaaacaaaacagcttccttttcttttttgcctGAGTACATAAAAAATTacctagaacattttcatcatttgTCAAGGACAAAAGGCAcccccccaaattaaaaaaaattcaacccTGATCACTCTTGTAGACACCATCCTCCACCACTTACCTAAACCCATTGGCATATTCAGGAAATAATACTATCCTCCACAGAGCTTCTTTTAGTTCAGCGGTTTTGTACAGCCCTTTGGTAAGTTATTTATAGCAATTGTACATAAGCATTGTTTAACAGAACACAGTAAGATGCCACAGCAGTTTGGGACAGGAGGGTGAGGGAGATAACACCATTCAATGGGGACATCACACAACTCTGGAAAGGCTGCGATTAAGGCTCTTCTCTTTGTGAAGAGTGCCATGCTGGGTTTTAGGATCTTCTCTTATTCTCCAGTCAGAGGGGCTTTTCTGATTCAAGCAACAGCACTGCCTGGGCTGCCACAGCTTAGCCCTGAAGAAGCATCTACTCTATTCCAGCCACCCCACTAATGCCCACAGCTCACCAGGTTTCCCCCCAAACAGCCTGTGATCTTGTCTGTATTCTGGCTCTATAACCTGGCAGAGAGGATATTGGGTTGTTCTTGAAATTGATTGATATGTCTAAAAGAATCCTTTTACCTATCtggcaatttctttttctttttccaaaagAAAAGTAATGTCAATTTTGTGACTAATACCAAATACTGGCTCTCATTATGATGGCCAGGCCTCAGCCAAGCCAGGAATGTACTCTGGGCTCTGGTGGTCTTTCTTTTCTCATGAGCTCCTACAACAAAATGGGCCATTCACCTTCAGGAGGCAAATCATTCTTAATATGGGTTCGctgttaaacatttttaaaaactgcaaaAGGAAGAAAGCAGTGGTTTTGTGAcaaattcatatttcttttaGCTACTCTTATTAAATGACCCACACAGCtcctttatatttcattttgaaaaatggTCAGATTGTCTTTCCACAGAATTGcaatctctgaaaaaaaaaaaagtcaacaatgCTCTCAAAcaagatattttatttaattcactCTAAAGGACAATTCAAAGATAGCACTAATGAAATGGAAAGTATAAGAGCACTAATGAAATGGAAAGTATAAGagcaagcttttaaaaaaaatccagtgtGTTAGTTTCATGTAATCTCTCTTGAATCATCCCAATTTTATAGTTATTTTCTGTCCTAAAAGTTTGGAAACCACATATGTATAGTTTTTATCTTCACGTTAGAAATTTAATATAGAAAATTTGAGGATAGAAATTTAAATTCTAAACAAGCTAAGCAGTTCTACACTCAgagctttctttttaaaaattaatgttctAGAACTACAGGATGTTAAAACTTCTCACATCCTAATTTTAAATCACGAACCAAGTTTTAAATTATGACTTTAAATGGCCTGGAAATCAAAGGTGCAAAAAACATTTGATCACTTCTGCAGTCAATCTTTATCTTGGCTGGAAAAAGCAGCAGATAATAGGCAATACCGTACCTTAGGAACTGGATGCGCTGGAGAAACTGCAGCCGGCACAACTATACTGTGTGAAATATCTCTTTGTCTTCGAAAAAAGAAATTTCTTCTTTGTTGACTGCTTGACTGCTTGTGTAAGTAGATATGATTGAGTGGTAAAGAGAAAATTCTATGACAACCTATgaacagaaatgtattttaagtaaaaaaaaaaaaagaaaagaaagaaaaagaaaaagaaaaaagaaacaaaactaacaGTGCTTGCACTTGAAGGTGTTGTGTTGTTGCCTACTAAATCATTATTCTAATCCTTTATTGAGTCAAAAAGGAAAAGCCCCAAACAGAAAGGAAAGCAATTGTATTCCAAGTTCTAGTACAAGAGTAGCACAGCATATTTATTAGCTAATACTATGTTTACATAAATG
It encodes the following:
- the Metap1d gene encoding methionine aminopeptidase 1D, mitochondrial isoform X1, which produces MAAPSGVHLLVGLGCHRIFSLPLNHIYLHKQSSSQQRRNFFFRRQRDISHSIVVPAAVSPAHPVPKHIKKPDYVTTGIVPDWGDSIEVKNEDQIQGLHQACQLARHVLLLAGKSLKVDMTTEEIDALVHQEIISHDAYPSPLGYGGFPKSVCTSVNNVLCHGIPDSRPLQDGDIINIDVTVYYNGFHGDTSETFLVGKVDECGKKLVEVARRCRDEAIAACRAGAPFSVIGNTISRITRQNGLQVCPHFVGHGIGSYFHGHPEIWHHENDNDLPMEEGMAFTIEPIITEGSPEFKVLEDAWTVVSIDNQRSAQFEHTVLITSRGAKILTKLPHEA
- the Metap1d gene encoding methionine aminopeptidase 1D, mitochondrial isoform X2, which translates into the protein MAAPSGVHLLVGLGCHRIFSLPLNHIYLHKQSSSQQRRNFFFRRQRDISHSIVVPAAVSPAHPVPKHIKKPDYVTTGIVPDWGDSIEVKNEDQIQGLHQACQLARHVLLLAGKSLKVDMTTEEIDALVHQEIISHDAYPSPLGYGGFPKSVCTSVNNVLCHGIPDSRPLQDGDIINIDVTPHNSSEWFASLSTFRGTWNRILLSWTSRNLAS